Proteins from a genomic interval of Megalopta genalis isolate 19385.01 unplaced genomic scaffold, iyMegGena1_principal scaffold0037, whole genome shotgun sequence:
- the TTLL5 gene encoding tubulin tyrosine ligase-like 5 isoform X1 has protein sequence MLSQMKTITVGKLEGKRPKELMSSSSLSGMSQLSNSSEETLEPLVHKPHKSETSESTTKDKIPPHNEWLLNGPTGNKTSILRFKCSALATPPEDPPAKQLHMTYKIFQTDTKLINLLLQAHGLIEVPMNETEFNILWMGNHPKPDILRNLMPHQKVNHFPRSYEITRKDRLYKNIEAMQRSKGLRNLDFIPQTFLLPSESRELLTAHFRYRGPWIVKPKASSRGRGIYIVNSPEKILMDESVIVAQYINNPLLVDGHKCDLRLYVAVTNYDPLLIYLYEEGLVRFATVKYDGGNQYVWNPCMHLCNYSINKFHVDYVKSEDPDAEDVGHKWTLSALLRHLRSIGQDTELLMQRVEDIIIKSILATASGIVSGIKQFVKHPETCFELFGFDILIDDTLKPWLLEVNLTPSLGCDSPLDVRLKSALIADLLTLVGVSAVDPVLRPQTTHLNRSTVVSTKRTASCRRVHSAETLSQRKKNVSKSNINKSGLTSEQQRIVASAKAQFERRGGFVRIFPSPKSWEMYSQYLDPTTGIPVVSDPLGPGRAQHVNTNHNLMLHEQLFPAASRTTGFIIPEVTLDRLSRYERYERALVKGHKQSLDRGDSKENMDIDKHKYKSQVVQAMHDGNKLSPGEARKAFGLYLGHVLRKISQPNADPACCDLVMKFLQQCASNLRTPFFFTLPSSKLGDKDRAAITAKQLSDFLHLYNRETDLYADTVDRPRTVPNRLFQKFLAAANEEDLDDVLTLQTRLYKCAHSFLGRSGFAGSLPGPNLLGSLPHITSRVYSNAANSEQCKCNQSITRPMKAPRT, from the exons ATGCTCTCCCAGATGAAAACCATCACCGTCGGAAAATTGGAAGGGAAGCGACCGAAGGAACTGATGTCGTCCTCCAGTCTCTCCGGGATGTCGCAACTGTCGAACAGCAGCGAGGAGACACTGGAGCCCCTTGTACATAAGCCGCACAAATCAGAAACATCGGAGAG CACAACGAAGGACAAAATTCCGCCACACAACGAATGGCTGTTGAACGGACCAACCGGAAACAAAACATCAATTTTACGCTTCAA ATGCTCCGCCTTAGCCACTCCCCCGGAAGATCCACCTGCGAAGCAATTGCACATGACGTACAAGATTTTCCAGACGGACACGAAGTTGATTAATCTTCTGTTGCAAGCTCACGGCTTAATCGAG GTGCCTATGAACGAGACAGAGTTCAACATCCTCTGGATGGGCAACCACCCGAAACCAGACATTCTTCGGAATCTGATGCCCCACCAGAAAGTCAATCATTTCCCCAG ATCGTACGAGATCACGCGAAAGGATCGTTTGTACAAGAACATCGAGGCGATGCAGCGCAGCAAAGGGCTCCGAAATTTGGACTTCATACCGCAAACGTTTCTGCTGCCCAGCGAGTCCAGGGAACTGCTGACAGCGCATTTCAGGTATCGCGGCCCCTGGATTGTCAAACCCAAAGCCAGTTCCCGCGGACGTGGCATTTATATCGTTAACAGT CCCGAGAAGATCCTGATGGACGAGTCGGTGATCGTCGCACAATACATAAACAATCCTCTCCTCGTCGACGGGCACAAATGCGACCTACGACTTTACGTCGCCGTGACGAATTACGACCCGCTGTTGATATACCTATACGAGGAGGGCCTGGTTAGGTTCGCCACGGTGAAGTATGACGGCGGCAATCAGTACGTCTGGAACCCCTGTATGCATCTGTGCAACTACAGCATCAACAAATTCCACGTGGATTACGTGAA AAGCGAGGATCCGGACGCGGAGGATGTAGGTCACAAGTGGACACTGTCGGCGTTGCTGAGACACCTGCGCTCTATAGGACAGGACACGGAGTTGCTGATGCAGCGCGTCGAAGACATTATAATTAAATCGATCCTGGCGACCGCCTCGGGCATCGTCAGCGGTATCAAGCAGTTCGTCAAGCATCCGGAGACTTGCTTCG AACTATTCGGCTTTGATATCTTAATCGACGACACGCTGAAACCGTGGTTACTGGAAGTGAATCTAACACCGTCGTTGGGATGCGACTCGCCGCTCGACGTCAGACTGAAGTCCGCGTTGATAGCGGATCTGCTTACCCTGGTCGGTGTCTCGGCAGTGGACCCAGTGCTGCGGCCGCAAACCACGCACCTGAATCGATCCACGGTCGTCTCGACCAAGAGAACAGCTAGC TGCAGAAGAGTCCATTCGGCGGAGACGTTGTCGCAAAGAAAGAAGAACGTCAGCAAAAGTAACATCAATAAGTCGGGACTGACCAGCGAGCAGCAACGTATAGTGGCGTCCGCGAAAGCGCAGTTCGAAAGAAGAGGAGGATTTGTCCGCATATTTCCTAGTCCAAAGTCGTGGGAGATGTATTCGCAGTATTTAG ATCCAACAACGGGGATACCGGTCGTGTCGGATCCTCTAGGACCGGGCAGAGCCCAGCACGTGAACACCAATCACAATCTAATGCTGCACGAACAATTATTTCCTGCTGCTAGTCGCACCACCGGCTTCATCATTCCTGAAGTTACGCTGGACAGGCTATCCAG ATACGAAAGGTACGAGAGAGCGTTAGTGAAAGGGCACAAGCAGAGCTTAGACCGCGGTGACAGTAAAGAGAATATGGACATCGACAAGCATAAATACAAAAGTCAAGTGGTACAGGCCATGCACGATGGAAATAAACTTAG TCCTGGGGAAGCAAGAAAAGCCTTCGGTTTATATTTAGGTCATGTGCTGCGCAAGATATCTCAACCCAATGCGGATCCAGCGTGCTGCGACCTTGTAATGAAATTTCTTCAGCAGTGTGCCAGTAATCTAAGGACGCCCTTCTTCTTCACG TTGCCAAGCAGTAAGCTCGGCGACAAGGACCGTGCTGCCATTACCGCCAAACAGCTCTCCGACTTTCTGCATCTGTACAATCGGGAAACAGATCTCTATGCAGACACCGTGGATCGACCTCGCACCGTTCCGAACAGACTGTTCCAGAAATTTCTCGCCGCAGCCAA CGAGGAGGACTTGGACGACGTATTGACCCTACAAACCAGGTTGTACAAATGTGCCCACAGCTTTCTGGGAAGAAGCGGATTCGCCGGTAGCCTACCAGGTCCTAACCTATTAGGCTCGCTGCCGCACATCACGTCACGCGTGTATTCGAACGCCGCGAACAGCGAGCAATGTAAATGTAATCAGTCCATCACAAGGCCTATGAAAGCACCGCGCACATAG
- the LOC117221295 gene encoding uncharacterized protein LOC117221295 isoform X2, with protein sequence MPGHRQPNTLEGLSLGRVCQQLDGTCRRLQVLSQESSAAQVLAYAKQNIRPYYINALPARLRSQVIEETSKMLYGPASDGSTLISGPAPLYLLALLLGHDIKQLKVYLCCYYGCSHQTSLLKLLATEGIGLESLKLARSALLRLDCKLLKSALMNMKNLISLSLRNIASDAVLQVVGKACPKLVVLDVACSRQVTDVGLKQLLLQVEIRDKMPHAAMQEATSWSRLKMLLSKLKMRNSKSEKKEKQGVLLEYYESRNPLCDTLRVLNVANTGVTSAGVLLALVHVPRLESLAEYCHMGRVVEIMNKGLIGFKTPFSLTQARSCRTTPIRLELLAQACPKVEKLHISEPHHSPEALRLFPYVTSLSVRNIPSQEEWLEGFYAYLRTNGHNLHELNLRINQNENPIQVDLKEIFNSCNNLRIFTSDGSNIIWSEGSDPPPLKYLKRVKLGRTVSAVAITKIFLLAPELTALHVHSCFDLTNEHLEKLLGVSAKPKNPRKSDKCENSLVQNLTCFYIYEASKVSASTVLNMFQHCKRLRRIGNLANWGLDCEGIIMLRTTLIRTNLDVDLCPGEHWFWSNCIQ encoded by the coding sequence ATGCCTGGCCACCGTCAGCCTAACACCCTGGAGGGGCTTAGCTTGGGACGCGTGTGTCAACAACTCGACGGGACGTGCCGAAGGCTGCAGGTGCTTTCGCAGGAGTCATCGGCAGCACAAGTTCTGGCTTATGCGAAGCAAAATATCAGGCCGTACTACATAAATGCCCTACCGGCGCGTTTGCGGTCTCAAGTCATCGAAGAGACTTCCAAGATGCTGTATGGACCAGCATCCGATGGATCGACTTTGATTTCTGGACCAGCTCCCCTGTATCTACTAGCCCTGCTTTTAGGACACGACATAAAGCAGTTGAAAGTGTATCTGTGTTGCTACTACGGATGCAGCCATCAGACGTCGCTGTTAAAGCTGCTCGCGACCGAAGGAATTGGGCTAGAATCTCTGAAGTTGGCCCGTTCTGCTTTGCTCAGATTAGATTGTAAACTATTGAAATCTGCTCTGATGAACATGAAGAACCTGATAAGTTTGTCTCTTCGGAATATAGCCAGTGATGCCGTGCTCCAAGTTGTGGGAAAAGCTTGTCCAAAATTGGTTGTTTTGGACGTTGCTTGTTCCAGACAAGTCACGGATGTAGGATTGAAGCAATTGCTGTTGCAAGTAGAGATTAGAGATAAAATGCCTCATGCGGCTATGCAAGAAGCCACCAGTTGGTCCAGATTAAAAATGCTATTGTCAAAATTGAAAATGAGGAACTCTAAGTCggagaaaaaagagaaacaagGCGTACTGTTGGAGTATTATGAAAGCAGAAACCCTCTTTGTGATACACTCAGAGTACTTAATGTCGCTAACACTGGTGTGACCAGTGCAGGTGTATTGTTGGCTCTGGTGCACGTGCCAAGATTGGAATCCTTGGCAGAATACTGTCACATGGGAAGAGTGGTAGAAATTATGAACAAAGGACTCATCGGATTCAAAACTCCGTTTAGTTTGACTCAAGCGAGAAGTTGCAGAACCACACCAATACGTTTGGAGCTTTTGGCACAGGCATGCCCGAAAGTGGAAAAACTACATATCTCTGAGCCGCACCACTCCCCAGAAGCATTGCGACTGTTTCCTTATGTTACTTCTTTAAGTGTCCGCAATATTCCATCCCAAGAAGAATGGTTGGAAGGATTCTACGCCTATCTACGCACAAACGGTCACAATTTACACGAACTCAATCTCAGAATTAATCAAAACGAGAATCCTATTCAGGTGGACTTGAAAGAAATTTTCAACAGCTGTAATAATCTCAGAATATTCACTAGCGACGGTTCTAACATAATTTGGTCGGAAGGATCCGATCCTCCTCCTCTTAAGTACTTAAAGAGAGTCAAATTAGGACGCACAGTGAGTGCTGTAGCAATTACCAAAATCTTTCTGTTAGCGCCGGAATTAACAGCGTTACATGTTCACAGTTGTTTCGATCTCACGAACGAACACTTAGAAAAGTTGTTAGGTGTGTCCGCGAAGCCAAAAAATCCGCGAAAGTCTGACAAATGTGAAAATAGTCTAGTGCAGAACCTAACATGCTTTTACATATACGAGGCTAGCAAAGTGTCTGCGTCCACTGTGCTGAATATGTTTCAACATTGCAAGAGACTGAGAAGAATTGGAAATTTAGCGAACTGGGGGTTGGACTGCGAAGGTATTATAATGTTAAGAACAACGCTGATCCGGACGAATCTGGATGTGGATTTGTGCCCGGGAGAGCATTGGTTCTGGAGCAATTGTATCCAGTGA
- the TTLL5 gene encoding tubulin tyrosine ligase-like 5 isoform X3, producing the protein MLSQMKTITVGKLEGKRPKELMSSSSLSGMSQLSNSSEETLEPLVHKPHKSETSESTTKDKIPPHNEWLLNGPTGNKTSILRFKCSALATPPEDPPAKQLHMTYKIFQTDTKLINLLLQAHGLIEVPMNETEFNILWMGNHPKPDILRNLMPHQKVNHFPRSYEITRKDRLYKNIEAMQRSKGLRNLDFIPQTFLLPSESRELLTAHFRYRGPWIVKPKASSRGRGIYIVNSPEKILMDESVIVAQYINNPLLVDGHKCDLRLYVAVTNYDPLLIYLYEEGLVRFATVKYDGGNQYVWNPCMHLCNYSINKFHVDYVKSEDPDAEDVGHKWTLSALLRHLRSIGQDTELLMQRVEDIIIKSILATASGIVSGIKQFVKHPETCFELFGFDILIDDTLKPWLLEVNLTPSLGCDSPLDVRLKSALIADLLTLVGVSAVDPVLRPQTTHLNRSTVVSTKRTASCRRVHSAETLSQRKKNVSKSNINKSGLTSEQQRIVASAKAQFERRGGFVRIFPSPKSWEMYSQYLDPTTGIPVVSDPLGPGRAQHVNTNHNLMLHEQLFPAASRTTGFIIPEVTLDRLSRYERYERALVKGHKQSLDRGDSKENMDIDKHKYKSQVVQAMHDGNKLRSCAAQDISTQCGSSVLRPCNEISSAVCQ; encoded by the exons ATGCTCTCCCAGATGAAAACCATCACCGTCGGAAAATTGGAAGGGAAGCGACCGAAGGAACTGATGTCGTCCTCCAGTCTCTCCGGGATGTCGCAACTGTCGAACAGCAGCGAGGAGACACTGGAGCCCCTTGTACATAAGCCGCACAAATCAGAAACATCGGAGAG CACAACGAAGGACAAAATTCCGCCACACAACGAATGGCTGTTGAACGGACCAACCGGAAACAAAACATCAATTTTACGCTTCAA ATGCTCCGCCTTAGCCACTCCCCCGGAAGATCCACCTGCGAAGCAATTGCACATGACGTACAAGATTTTCCAGACGGACACGAAGTTGATTAATCTTCTGTTGCAAGCTCACGGCTTAATCGAG GTGCCTATGAACGAGACAGAGTTCAACATCCTCTGGATGGGCAACCACCCGAAACCAGACATTCTTCGGAATCTGATGCCCCACCAGAAAGTCAATCATTTCCCCAG ATCGTACGAGATCACGCGAAAGGATCGTTTGTACAAGAACATCGAGGCGATGCAGCGCAGCAAAGGGCTCCGAAATTTGGACTTCATACCGCAAACGTTTCTGCTGCCCAGCGAGTCCAGGGAACTGCTGACAGCGCATTTCAGGTATCGCGGCCCCTGGATTGTCAAACCCAAAGCCAGTTCCCGCGGACGTGGCATTTATATCGTTAACAGT CCCGAGAAGATCCTGATGGACGAGTCGGTGATCGTCGCACAATACATAAACAATCCTCTCCTCGTCGACGGGCACAAATGCGACCTACGACTTTACGTCGCCGTGACGAATTACGACCCGCTGTTGATATACCTATACGAGGAGGGCCTGGTTAGGTTCGCCACGGTGAAGTATGACGGCGGCAATCAGTACGTCTGGAACCCCTGTATGCATCTGTGCAACTACAGCATCAACAAATTCCACGTGGATTACGTGAA AAGCGAGGATCCGGACGCGGAGGATGTAGGTCACAAGTGGACACTGTCGGCGTTGCTGAGACACCTGCGCTCTATAGGACAGGACACGGAGTTGCTGATGCAGCGCGTCGAAGACATTATAATTAAATCGATCCTGGCGACCGCCTCGGGCATCGTCAGCGGTATCAAGCAGTTCGTCAAGCATCCGGAGACTTGCTTCG AACTATTCGGCTTTGATATCTTAATCGACGACACGCTGAAACCGTGGTTACTGGAAGTGAATCTAACACCGTCGTTGGGATGCGACTCGCCGCTCGACGTCAGACTGAAGTCCGCGTTGATAGCGGATCTGCTTACCCTGGTCGGTGTCTCGGCAGTGGACCCAGTGCTGCGGCCGCAAACCACGCACCTGAATCGATCCACGGTCGTCTCGACCAAGAGAACAGCTAGC TGCAGAAGAGTCCATTCGGCGGAGACGTTGTCGCAAAGAAAGAAGAACGTCAGCAAAAGTAACATCAATAAGTCGGGACTGACCAGCGAGCAGCAACGTATAGTGGCGTCCGCGAAAGCGCAGTTCGAAAGAAGAGGAGGATTTGTCCGCATATTTCCTAGTCCAAAGTCGTGGGAGATGTATTCGCAGTATTTAG ATCCAACAACGGGGATACCGGTCGTGTCGGATCCTCTAGGACCGGGCAGAGCCCAGCACGTGAACACCAATCACAATCTAATGCTGCACGAACAATTATTTCCTGCTGCTAGTCGCACCACCGGCTTCATCATTCCTGAAGTTACGCTGGACAGGCTATCCAG ATACGAAAGGTACGAGAGAGCGTTAGTGAAAGGGCACAAGCAGAGCTTAGACCGCGGTGACAGTAAAGAGAATATGGACATCGACAAGCATAAATACAAAAGTCAAGTGGTACAGGCCATGCACGATGGAAATAAACTTAG GTCATGTGCTGCGCAAGATATCTCAACCCAATGCGGATCCAGCGTGCTGCGACCTTGTAATGAAATTTCTTCAGCAGTGTGCCAGTAA
- the LOC117221295 gene encoding uncharacterized protein LOC117221295 isoform X1: protein MRATAKRDLLIVPSYRHRNAIVRRWRSENRGRINLHFKVKCQVNEQEKMPGHRQPNTLEGLSLGRVCQQLDGTCRRLQVLSQESSAAQVLAYAKQNIRPYYINALPARLRSQVIEETSKMLYGPASDGSTLISGPAPLYLLALLLGHDIKQLKVYLCCYYGCSHQTSLLKLLATEGIGLESLKLARSALLRLDCKLLKSALMNMKNLISLSLRNIASDAVLQVVGKACPKLVVLDVACSRQVTDVGLKQLLLQVEIRDKMPHAAMQEATSWSRLKMLLSKLKMRNSKSEKKEKQGVLLEYYESRNPLCDTLRVLNVANTGVTSAGVLLALVHVPRLESLAEYCHMGRVVEIMNKGLIGFKTPFSLTQARSCRTTPIRLELLAQACPKVEKLHISEPHHSPEALRLFPYVTSLSVRNIPSQEEWLEGFYAYLRTNGHNLHELNLRINQNENPIQVDLKEIFNSCNNLRIFTSDGSNIIWSEGSDPPPLKYLKRVKLGRTVSAVAITKIFLLAPELTALHVHSCFDLTNEHLEKLLGVSAKPKNPRKSDKCENSLVQNLTCFYIYEASKVSASTVLNMFQHCKRLRRIGNLANWGLDCEGIIMLRTTLIRTNLDVDLCPGEHWFWSNCIQ from the exons ATGAGAGCGACAGCGAAACGTGACCTCCTAATTGTCCCGAGCTACCGACACCGAAACGCCATCGTCCGCCGCTGGCGAAGCGAAAACCGTGGACGAATAAATTTGCATTTTAAAGTTAAATGTCAAG TGAATGAACAAGAGAAGATGCCTGGCCACCGTCAGCCTAACACCCTGGAGGGGCTTAGCTTGGGACGCGTGTGTCAACAACTCGACGGGACGTGCCGAAGGCTGCAGGTGCTTTCGCAGGAGTCATCGGCAGCACAAGTTCTGGCTTATGCGAAGCAAAATATCAGGCCGTACTACATAAATGCCCTACCGGCGCGTTTGCGGTCTCAAGTCATCGAAGAGACTTCCAAGATGCTGTATGGACCAGCATCCGATGGATCGACTTTGATTTCTGGACCAGCTCCCCTGTATCTACTAGCCCTGCTTTTAGGACACGACATAAAGCAGTTGAAAGTGTATCTGTGTTGCTACTACGGATGCAGCCATCAGACGTCGCTGTTAAAGCTGCTCGCGACCGAAGGAATTGGGCTAGAATCTCTGAAGTTGGCCCGTTCTGCTTTGCTCAGATTAGATTGTAAACTATTGAAATCTGCTCTGATGAACATGAAGAACCTGATAAGTTTGTCTCTTCGGAATATAGCCAGTGATGCCGTGCTCCAAGTTGTGGGAAAAGCTTGTCCAAAATTGGTTGTTTTGGACGTTGCTTGTTCCAGACAAGTCACGGATGTAGGATTGAAGCAATTGCTGTTGCAAGTAGAGATTAGAGATAAAATGCCTCATGCGGCTATGCAAGAAGCCACCAGTTGGTCCAGATTAAAAATGCTATTGTCAAAATTGAAAATGAGGAACTCTAAGTCggagaaaaaagagaaacaagGCGTACTGTTGGAGTATTATGAAAGCAGAAACCCTCTTTGTGATACACTCAGAGTACTTAATGTCGCTAACACTGGTGTGACCAGTGCAGGTGTATTGTTGGCTCTGGTGCACGTGCCAAGATTGGAATCCTTGGCAGAATACTGTCACATGGGAAGAGTGGTAGAAATTATGAACAAAGGACTCATCGGATTCAAAACTCCGTTTAGTTTGACTCAAGCGAGAAGTTGCAGAACCACACCAATACGTTTGGAGCTTTTGGCACAGGCATGCCCGAAAGTGGAAAAACTACATATCTCTGAGCCGCACCACTCCCCAGAAGCATTGCGACTGTTTCCTTATGTTACTTCTTTAAGTGTCCGCAATATTCCATCCCAAGAAGAATGGTTGGAAGGATTCTACGCCTATCTACGCACAAACGGTCACAATTTACACGAACTCAATCTCAGAATTAATCAAAACGAGAATCCTATTCAGGTGGACTTGAAAGAAATTTTCAACAGCTGTAATAATCTCAGAATATTCACTAGCGACGGTTCTAACATAATTTGGTCGGAAGGATCCGATCCTCCTCCTCTTAAGTACTTAAAGAGAGTCAAATTAGGACGCACAGTGAGTGCTGTAGCAATTACCAAAATCTTTCTGTTAGCGCCGGAATTAACAGCGTTACATGTTCACAGTTGTTTCGATCTCACGAACGAACACTTAGAAAAGTTGTTAGGTGTGTCCGCGAAGCCAAAAAATCCGCGAAAGTCTGACAAATGTGAAAATAGTCTAGTGCAGAACCTAACATGCTTTTACATATACGAGGCTAGCAAAGTGTCTGCGTCCACTGTGCTGAATATGTTTCAACATTGCAAGAGACTGAGAAGAATTGGAAATTTAGCGAACTGGGGGTTGGACTGCGAAGGTATTATAATGTTAAGAACAACGCTGATCCGGACGAATCTGGATGTGGATTTGTGCCCGGGAGAGCATTGGTTCTGGAGCAATTGTATCCAGTGA
- the TTLL5 gene encoding tubulin tyrosine ligase-like 5 isoform X2, producing the protein MRTLPCSGKPIHRNTYSAYERDRVQHPLDGQPPETRHSSESDAPPESQSFPQIVRDHAKGSFVQEHRGDAAQQRAPKFGLHTANVSAAQRVQGTADSAFQPEKILMDESVIVAQYINNPLLVDGHKCDLRLYVAVTNYDPLLIYLYEEGLVRFATVKYDGGNQYVWNPCMHLCNYSINKFHVDYVKSEDPDAEDVGHKWTLSALLRHLRSIGQDTELLMQRVEDIIIKSILATASGIVSGIKQFVKHPETCFELFGFDILIDDTLKPWLLEVNLTPSLGCDSPLDVRLKSALIADLLTLVGVSAVDPVLRPQTTHLNRSTVVSTKRTASCRRVHSAETLSQRKKNVSKSNINKSGLTSEQQRIVASAKAQFERRGGFVRIFPSPKSWEMYSQYLDPTTGIPVVSDPLGPGRAQHVNTNHNLMLHEQLFPAASRTTGFIIPEVTLDRLSRYERYERALVKGHKQSLDRGDSKENMDIDKHKYKSQVVQAMHDGNKLSPGEARKAFGLYLGHVLRKISQPNADPACCDLVMKFLQQCASNLRTPFFFTLPSSKLGDKDRAAITAKQLSDFLHLYNRETDLYADTVDRPRTVPNRLFQKFLAAANEEDLDDVLTLQTRLYKCAHSFLGRSGFAGSLPGPNLLGSLPHITSRVYSNAANSEQCKCNQSITRPMKAPRT; encoded by the exons ATGAGAACGCTTCCATGTTCTGGTAAACCGATCCACCGGAATACGTACA GTGCCTATGAACGAGACAGAGTTCAACATCCTCTGGATGGGCAACCACCCGAAACCAGACATTCTTCGGAATCTGATGCCCCACCAGAAAGTCAATCATTTCCCCAG ATCGTACGAGATCACGCGAAAGGATCGTTTGTACAAGAACATCGAGGCGATGCAGCGCAGCAAAGGGCTCCGAAATTTGGACTTCATACCGCAAACGTTTCTGCTGCCCAGCGAGTCCAGGGAACTGCTGACAGCGCATTTCAG CCCGAGAAGATCCTGATGGACGAGTCGGTGATCGTCGCACAATACATAAACAATCCTCTCCTCGTCGACGGGCACAAATGCGACCTACGACTTTACGTCGCCGTGACGAATTACGACCCGCTGTTGATATACCTATACGAGGAGGGCCTGGTTAGGTTCGCCACGGTGAAGTATGACGGCGGCAATCAGTACGTCTGGAACCCCTGTATGCATCTGTGCAACTACAGCATCAACAAATTCCACGTGGATTACGTGAA AAGCGAGGATCCGGACGCGGAGGATGTAGGTCACAAGTGGACACTGTCGGCGTTGCTGAGACACCTGCGCTCTATAGGACAGGACACGGAGTTGCTGATGCAGCGCGTCGAAGACATTATAATTAAATCGATCCTGGCGACCGCCTCGGGCATCGTCAGCGGTATCAAGCAGTTCGTCAAGCATCCGGAGACTTGCTTCG AACTATTCGGCTTTGATATCTTAATCGACGACACGCTGAAACCGTGGTTACTGGAAGTGAATCTAACACCGTCGTTGGGATGCGACTCGCCGCTCGACGTCAGACTGAAGTCCGCGTTGATAGCGGATCTGCTTACCCTGGTCGGTGTCTCGGCAGTGGACCCAGTGCTGCGGCCGCAAACCACGCACCTGAATCGATCCACGGTCGTCTCGACCAAGAGAACAGCTAGC TGCAGAAGAGTCCATTCGGCGGAGACGTTGTCGCAAAGAAAGAAGAACGTCAGCAAAAGTAACATCAATAAGTCGGGACTGACCAGCGAGCAGCAACGTATAGTGGCGTCCGCGAAAGCGCAGTTCGAAAGAAGAGGAGGATTTGTCCGCATATTTCCTAGTCCAAAGTCGTGGGAGATGTATTCGCAGTATTTAG ATCCAACAACGGGGATACCGGTCGTGTCGGATCCTCTAGGACCGGGCAGAGCCCAGCACGTGAACACCAATCACAATCTAATGCTGCACGAACAATTATTTCCTGCTGCTAGTCGCACCACCGGCTTCATCATTCCTGAAGTTACGCTGGACAGGCTATCCAG ATACGAAAGGTACGAGAGAGCGTTAGTGAAAGGGCACAAGCAGAGCTTAGACCGCGGTGACAGTAAAGAGAATATGGACATCGACAAGCATAAATACAAAAGTCAAGTGGTACAGGCCATGCACGATGGAAATAAACTTAG TCCTGGGGAAGCAAGAAAAGCCTTCGGTTTATATTTAGGTCATGTGCTGCGCAAGATATCTCAACCCAATGCGGATCCAGCGTGCTGCGACCTTGTAATGAAATTTCTTCAGCAGTGTGCCAGTAATCTAAGGACGCCCTTCTTCTTCACG TTGCCAAGCAGTAAGCTCGGCGACAAGGACCGTGCTGCCATTACCGCCAAACAGCTCTCCGACTTTCTGCATCTGTACAATCGGGAAACAGATCTCTATGCAGACACCGTGGATCGACCTCGCACCGTTCCGAACAGACTGTTCCAGAAATTTCTCGCCGCAGCCAA CGAGGAGGACTTGGACGACGTATTGACCCTACAAACCAGGTTGTACAAATGTGCCCACAGCTTTCTGGGAAGAAGCGGATTCGCCGGTAGCCTACCAGGTCCTAACCTATTAGGCTCGCTGCCGCACATCACGTCACGCGTGTATTCGAACGCCGCGAACAGCGAGCAATGTAAATGTAATCAGTCCATCACAAGGCCTATGAAAGCACCGCGCACATAG